A genomic window from Candidatus Marinimicrobia bacterium CG08_land_8_20_14_0_20_45_22 includes:
- a CDS encoding multidrug transporter, whose translation MENGENEQLAEKLQTLSGTLINDGSPVAAILAAGHGKRIKSDRSKMLHEIWGVPTVLRVANAASIGLETQNQVIVVGIKAREVAEKTGKATNRLFVYQKEQKGTGDAVRVALSGLSSYQNLHDIYILPGDMGLITPEVIHQLKTEFEKSKHGMMILTGNFSGDTLENTYGRILRVPEFDAEEKPSGVDRGKVIEIKEHKDILALPDGKDYKITYNKRLYCFQKSELLKIREYNAGVYAVNYQNLSNFISCLTPDNVQGELYLTDIISIFNHNGISVGAYTVTDNSAVIGFNVKSVLREMGNIARRKVWKQLRDIIFIEDEDDFFIADEVVRQILELDLKQPPLDIEIGKGVYLGKNVQLSHGVSIRSGSTLNGNIVIGKGTLIHERVSLSTYANQVMVIGKNCIIMRGDMLKGNIRIGDNTSIESSVIVTGSDEFPTVIGNNVTIKGTTYIFGSVIEDDLFIEHSVIKCKKVERTVRKDGTIQSVRWVMPPPQGLDIISSV comes from the coding sequence ATGGAGAACGGTGAAAATGAACAATTAGCAGAGAAACTTCAGACGCTTTCCGGAACATTGATCAATGACGGTTCGCCTGTTGCCGCCATTTTAGCCGCTGGGCACGGCAAGCGTATTAAATCTGACCGTTCTAAAATGTTACACGAAATCTGGGGGGTTCCGACGGTACTGCGTGTTGCGAATGCGGCATCGATAGGATTGGAAACGCAGAATCAGGTTATCGTCGTCGGCATTAAAGCCCGGGAAGTGGCAGAGAAAACTGGAAAAGCGACGAATCGGTTGTTCGTATATCAAAAAGAACAGAAGGGAACGGGAGACGCGGTGCGTGTGGCGCTCTCCGGGTTGTCTTCTTATCAAAATTTGCATGATATTTATATCTTACCGGGCGATATGGGATTGATCACGCCAGAAGTCATTCATCAACTGAAAACGGAATTCGAGAAGTCCAAGCACGGAATGATGATCTTGACAGGAAATTTCTCTGGTGATACTCTTGAAAATACTTATGGACGAATTCTCCGCGTTCCGGAGTTCGACGCAGAAGAAAAACCTTCAGGTGTCGATCGCGGCAAGGTTATCGAGATTAAAGAACATAAAGATATTCTCGCGCTTCCAGATGGAAAAGATTACAAAATCACTTACAACAAACGCCTATACTGTTTTCAGAAAAGCGAATTGTTGAAAATCCGAGAATACAACGCCGGTGTCTACGCGGTCAATTACCAAAATCTTTCAAACTTTATCAGCTGTCTGACTCCAGATAATGTTCAGGGCGAACTTTATTTGACCGACATTATTTCTATTTTTAACCATAACGGAATCAGCGTTGGTGCTTATACGGTTACTGATAATTCGGCAGTGATTGGTTTTAATGTAAAAAGCGTACTCCGGGAAATGGGAAACATTGCCCGGCGAAAAGTTTGGAAACAATTACGCGATATCATTTTTATCGAAGACGAAGACGATTTTTTCATTGCAGATGAAGTCGTTCGCCAGATTCTGGAACTCGATTTGAAACAGCCGCCGCTGGACATCGAAATCGGTAAAGGCGTCTATCTTGGGAAAAACGTTCAACTAAGCCATGGCGTATCGATTCGGTCAGGCAGTACTCTGAACGGAAATATCGTTATTGGAAAAGGTACCCTAATCCACGAGCGCGTTTCGCTAAGTACTTATGCAAATCAGGTCATGGTCATCGGGAAGAACTGTATAATCATGCGAGGCGACATGTTAAAAGGAAATATCCGGATCGGCGACAACACAAGCATTGAGTCCAGCGTCATCGTGACCGGTAGTGACGAGTTTCCCACTGTCATTGGTAATAATGTTACGATCAAAGGGACAACATATATTTTTGGCTCCGTCATCGAGGACGATTTGTTCATCGAGCATTCCGTGATTAAATGTAAAAAAGTAGAACGTACGGTTCGGAAGGACGGAACGATTCAATCTGTCCGTTGGGTCATGCCACCGCCGCAGGGGCTCGACATCATTTCCAGTGTTTAG
- a CDS encoding phosphoglycolate phosphatase gives MKKTCIQAILFDLDGTLTDSSFDLMKGVNLMLAHYNFQPISYQQCIRFVGDGIPKYVNRALGASVHQNPDVEIDPEFLKQAINLFREYYANHLLDQTRLYPGVIETLSKLRDFKLAVITNKSYDFSLEILTRLKIVDFFSLILGGDSLEEKKPSPQPILYFLDKFNISPDQALIVGDGQNDILAGKSAGILTCAVTYGFRSETEIASLEPDYMISKFSELLSLNCLT, from the coding sequence ATGAAAAAAACCTGCATACAAGCGATCCTTTTCGATCTCGATGGCACGCTCACCGATTCATCATTCGATTTGATGAAAGGCGTGAATCTCATGTTGGCACATTATAACTTCCAGCCGATTTCTTATCAGCAATGTATCCGGTTTGTTGGCGATGGGATTCCAAAATACGTAAATCGCGCGCTTGGCGCTTCAGTTCATCAAAATCCGGACGTCGAGATCGACCCAGAATTTCTTAAACAGGCTATCAACCTTTTTCGGGAATATTACGCCAATCACCTCCTTGATCAGACCCGCCTTTACCCCGGCGTTATCGAAACTTTATCGAAACTGCGAGATTTTAAACTGGCTGTCATCACGAATAAATCTTACGATTTCTCGTTAGAAATTCTTACAAGACTAAAGATCGTAGATTTTTTTAGTTTGATCCTCGGCGGAGACTCGCTGGAGGAAAAGAAACCATCTCCTCAGCCGATCTTATACTTTTTGGACAAATTTAATATTTCACCCGATCAGGCGCTGATCGTCGGCGACGGGCAAAACGATATTCTGGCTGGAAAATCCGCGGGCATTCTGACTTGCGCTGTAACCTACGGATTCCGCTCAGAAACAGAGATCGCTTCGTTGGAACCGGATTACATGATTAGTAAATTTTCGGAACTTTTATCACTAAACTGCTTAACTTGA
- the pruA gene encoding 1-pyrroline-5-carboxylate dehydrogenase, producing the protein MSNAKFTLPNPVNEPILGYMPGSPEKKALKAMLAKMSAEEIEIPLIIGGKEVRTGKIGRCVMPHDHHHVLATYHMAGTKEVEAAVAASQIAWKTWSVMPWWDRAAIFKKIAALLSGPWRATLNSAAMLNQSKNVFQAEIDAVCELTDFFNFNAKYMEFIYEQQPASPAGQWNRLEYRALEGFIFAVTPFNFTSIAGNLPTAPAIMGNVVLWKPASSAVFPAYYLMKLFKEAGLPDGVINFIPGSGREVGPNVLTNPLFAGVHFTGSTAVFQNMWQTIGANIANYRSYPRIVGETGGKDFIFTHASADVDELNTAIVRGAFEYQGQKCSAASRAYVPESLWSVLREKLIATIRTIKMGDVLDFRNLMNAVIDQSAFTNITGYIDYAKNSPDAEIITGGNYDDSKGYFIEPTVILAKEPNFKTMKEEIFGPVMTIYVYPDDKFEETLALCDQTSPYGLTGSIFAKDRVAIEIASAALLNAAGNFYINDKPTGAVVGQQPFGGSRSSGTNDKAGSMTNLLRWVSPRAIKETLVPPKDYHYPFMTEE; encoded by the coding sequence ATGAGCAATGCAAAGTTTACGTTACCGAATCCAGTTAATGAACCGATTCTCGGTTACATGCCCGGAAGTCCGGAAAAGAAGGCGTTAAAAGCCATGCTGGCGAAAATGTCAGCCGAAGAAATTGAAATTCCTTTGATCATCGGCGGCAAAGAAGTTCGCACTGGAAAAATTGGTCGATGCGTCATGCCGCACGATCATCATCATGTTTTGGCAACTTACCACATGGCTGGAACGAAGGAGGTTGAAGCCGCTGTCGCCGCTTCACAAATCGCATGGAAAACCTGGTCGGTGATGCCATGGTGGGATCGCGCCGCTATCTTCAAGAAGATCGCCGCTCTGTTGTCTGGTCCATGGCGGGCAACTCTGAATTCCGCGGCGATGCTCAACCAGAGCAAGAACGTTTTTCAGGCAGAAATCGACGCCGTATGCGAGTTGACCGACTTTTTCAATTTCAACGCTAAATACATGGAATTTATCTACGAACAACAACCTGCTTCGCCTGCGGGGCAATGGAATCGCCTCGAATATCGCGCACTGGAAGGTTTTATCTTTGCGGTAACGCCATTCAATTTCACATCGATAGCCGGAAACTTACCGACTGCGCCCGCGATAATGGGCAACGTCGTTCTATGGAAACCCGCTTCATCCGCCGTTTTTCCCGCCTATTATTTGATGAAATTGTTCAAAGAAGCTGGCTTACCGGACGGCGTCATCAACTTTATTCCCGGTTCTGGTAGAGAAGTCGGTCCAAATGTTCTGACAAATCCGCTATTTGCAGGCGTCCATTTCACCGGTTCAACTGCCGTTTTCCAGAACATGTGGCAGACAATCGGAGCCAACATTGCCAACTATCGCAGTTATCCACGAATCGTCGGAGAAACCGGCGGCAAAGACTTTATTTTCACACATGCCAGCGCCGATGTCGATGAACTAAACACGGCAATCGTCCGTGGCGCTTTTGAATATCAGGGACAAAAATGTTCCGCCGCTTCCCGCGCCTACGTTCCCGAATCGCTTTGGTCAGTTTTGCGGGAAAAACTAATCGCGACCATTCGCACAATTAAGATGGGCGATGTATTGGATTTCAGAAATCTGATGAATGCGGTGATTGATCAATCGGCATTCACGAACATTACCGGATATATCGATTATGCGAAAAATTCTCCCGACGCTGAAATCATCACAGGCGGAAATTACGACGATTCAAAAGGCTACTTTATCGAACCAACTGTTATCCTCGCCAAAGAACCGAATTTCAAGACGATGAAAGAGGAAATTTTCGGACCAGTGATGACGATTTACGTCTATCCGGATGATAAATTCGAAGAAACCTTAGCGCTCTGCGATCAAACGTCGCCGTACGGTTTGACAGGTTCCATCTTTGCCAAAGACCGCGTGGCTATCGAAATTGCTTCAGCCGCTTTGCTAAACGCCGCTGGTAATTTCTATATCAATGATAAACCGACGGGCGCCGTTGTAGGTCAGCAACCTTTCGGCGGCTCTCGCTCTTCAGGAACGAACGATAAAGCGGGAAGTATGACCAACCTATTGAGATGGGTTTCACCACGTGCGATAAAAGAAACTTTGGTTCCACCGAAAGATTATCATTATCCGTTTATGACAGAAGAATAG
- a CDS encoding dihydroorotate dehydrogenase, translating to MIDLKTQVGAKLQLKNPILTASGTFGYGDELMDLIDLNRFGGIVTKSLTLHPRAGNPSPRITETTAGMINSIGLANIGVDAFIEQKSESLRRFQGKVIANIAGRTEDEYAETLIKLESQEWIAGYEINVSCPNVREGGIEFGAKSEVLDHIVERFRDLTGRFLMIKLSPNVTDIRILAEVCQKRGADAVSMINTVYGAAIDIKTRRPLINTVIGGLSGPAIKPIAIANIIKTHQAVDIPIVGVGGITCGADVVEFLLAGASAVELGTVNFFDLNAVGEILEFLEEYGVAQGVRSVTELVGKVKI from the coding sequence GTGATTGATTTAAAAACGCAAGTCGGCGCAAAACTCCAACTGAAGAATCCGATTCTGACGGCATCTGGGACATTTGGCTACGGTGATGAATTGATGGATTTGATCGATTTAAATCGGTTCGGCGGAATCGTAACAAAATCGTTGACGCTTCATCCACGAGCCGGCAATCCGTCGCCGCGCATCACCGAAACAACCGCAGGAATGATTAATTCCATTGGGTTGGCGAATATCGGCGTTGATGCTTTTATCGAACAGAAATCCGAGTCGCTTCGCCGATTTCAGGGGAAAGTAATTGCCAATATTGCCGGAAGGACGGAAGACGAGTACGCTGAGACATTGATAAAACTCGAATCGCAAGAATGGATCGCCGGCTACGAGATAAACGTTTCCTGCCCGAATGTACGGGAAGGCGGCATCGAATTCGGCGCCAAGTCTGAGGTTCTCGACCATATTGTCGAAAGATTTCGTGATCTGACCGGCCGGTTTTTAATGATTAAATTGTCACCAAACGTCACCGATATTCGAATTTTGGCGGAAGTATGTCAAAAACGCGGCGCTGATGCCGTTTCGATGATCAACACTGTTTACGGCGCGGCGATTGATATCAAAACGCGAAGACCTTTGATAAATACCGTCATTGGCGGACTGTCCGGTCCGGCAATCAAGCCAATAGCCATTGCAAACATTATCAAAACGCATCAAGCGGTTGATATCCCGATTGTCGGGGTTGGCGGAATTACCTGTGGAGCGGATGTCGTCGAATTTCTACTCGCTGGTGCATCGGCGGTTGAATTGGGAACTGTGAATTTTTTTGATCTGAATGCGGTGGGTGAAATTCTTGAATTTTTAGAAGAATATGGCGTCGCTCAAGGAGTCAGATCAGTAACCGAACTCGTTGGAAAGGTAAAAATTTGA
- a CDS encoding MBL fold metallo-hydrolase: MRVRFWGVRGSIPTPPTSEQIRAKILKAFKKFSSDKDFSLNQVEEYLMHSSVVDTGFVGGNTSCIEIRTDDKILIFDMGSGLKRLGNHLLKNEKTKNGLELHIFLSHTHWDHIQGLPFFTPAFFPNNKLVFYSVHRNLRDRLETQQDYRFFPVSLDSMSSKKEFVQLEHKQTISIGNVTVSNIPLYHPGGSFGFRVECGGKVFVYATDSEYKDQSREAINQNTKFFRDADLLVFDAQYTFEESIHKEDWGHSSALIGIDFAIDANVKRLALFHHEPERDDFEIYEILKKSLDYKKINYPESKLEIFLATEDLELEL, from the coding sequence ATGAGAGTCAGATTCTGGGGAGTTCGCGGATCCATTCCAACACCTCCGACAAGTGAGCAGATTCGGGCAAAGATTCTAAAAGCATTTAAAAAATTTTCTTCAGATAAGGATTTTAGTTTAAATCAGGTCGAAGAATACTTGATGCACTCTTCCGTCGTCGATACAGGATTTGTTGGCGGCAATACATCCTGCATTGAAATACGCACCGATGACAAAATTCTCATATTCGATATGGGGAGCGGACTTAAACGCTTGGGTAATCACCTTCTCAAAAACGAAAAGACAAAGAATGGACTTGAACTTCACATTTTCCTGAGTCATACGCACTGGGATCACATTCAAGGGCTACCATTTTTTACACCGGCTTTTTTTCCAAACAACAAACTCGTTTTTTACAGCGTTCATCGTAATCTGCGCGATCGCTTGGAAACGCAACAAGATTATCGCTTTTTCCCCGTTTCGCTCGACAGCATGTCATCAAAAAAGGAATTCGTCCAACTCGAGCATAAACAGACCATCTCTATTGGAAATGTAACTGTGTCGAACATCCCGCTTTATCACCCCGGCGGCTCATTCGGATTCCGTGTGGAATGCGGCGGGAAAGTATTCGTTTACGCCACCGATTCAGAATATAAAGACCAGAGTCGCGAAGCCATCAATCAGAATACGAAATTTTTCCGCGACGCCGATCTCCTTGTTTTCGACGCTCAGTACACTTTTGAGGAATCCATCCACAAAGAAGACTGGGGACACAGTTCCGCGCTGATCGGAATTGATTTCGCCATTGATGCAAACGTCAAACGTTTGGCGCTCTTTCATCATGAGCCGGAACGCGACGACTTTGAAATCTATGAGATCCTTAAGAAATCCCTCGACTACAAGAAAATCAATTACCCTGAATCCAAATTGGAAATTTTCCTCGCAACCGAAGACCTTGAACTTGAATTGTAA
- the pepF gene encoding oligoendopeptidase F, translating into MKKLTILIIAVMMMSINTATSQTRERSTIPVQYTWDLTPIYPSDEVWQVSKSAFVSRLDEILKYQGKIGASAENLYDCLNMRSKMTKELVRLYVYANLKSDLDTRDSKVMAMKQEMGQIATNFGSKCSFIDPEILKIVPKIINEFFAKKKDLKIFRFYINDLQRSQKHMLSEGEEKIIAEAGLMSDTPYSIFGIFANADFPYPDLVLSNGEKIHLNQASFGKYRTLENRQDREAVFQTFFGRLYDYRRTFGTQLDANVKKDMFYARVRGYNSCLESALDKGNIPVEVYKTLIRNVNNNLDTFYRYLNLKKKMLGVEQLKYSDLYAPVVKGNDAEYSIDDAKGMILSALRPLGNEYISTVNHAFNERWLDMYPTPGKRSGAYSNGSAYDVHPYMLLNFNGMYQDVSTMAHELGHTMHSYFSNKNQPYPTSDYSIFVAEVASTFNEITLFHNYLNTVKDDNMRLSLLMEYLDGIKSTVFRQTQFAEFELRIHEMAESGEQLTGDSMTELYKQIVRAYYGHDKGICYVDDFINIEWAYIPHFYYNFYVYQYSTSWTAATALSEKVRNGEKGALEKYLTLLSSGGSDYPINLLKKVGVDMTTSEPFNQTMKEMNWVMDEIEKILAKQNK; encoded by the coding sequence ATGAAAAAATTAACCATTCTAATTATCGCGGTGATGATGATGTCCATTAACACGGCAACTTCGCAAACGCGAGAGCGCTCGACAATCCCGGTTCAATATACATGGGATTTGACGCCAATCTATCCATCCGACGAGGTATGGCAGGTTAGCAAATCTGCTTTTGTCAGCCGATTAGACGAGATTCTGAAATATCAAGGCAAAATTGGCGCTTCTGCAGAAAATTTGTACGACTGTCTGAATATGCGAAGCAAAATGACGAAAGAGTTGGTGCGGCTTTATGTCTATGCAAACTTGAAGTCAGATTTGGACACACGCGATTCTAAAGTTATGGCTATGAAACAGGAAATGGGACAAATCGCGACCAATTTTGGCTCAAAGTGCTCGTTTATCGATCCCGAAATTCTTAAGATCGTTCCAAAAATCATCAACGAGTTTTTCGCTAAGAAGAAAGACTTAAAGATTTTTCGGTTTTATATCAACGACCTTCAACGCAGTCAAAAGCACATGTTATCTGAAGGAGAAGAAAAGATCATTGCCGAAGCAGGGCTGATGTCCGACACGCCATACTCAATTTTCGGGATTTTTGCCAACGCCGACTTTCCATATCCCGACTTGGTATTGAGCAATGGAGAGAAAATTCATCTCAACCAAGCCAGTTTCGGGAAATATCGCACACTCGAAAACCGCCAAGACCGCGAAGCCGTTTTTCAGACATTTTTCGGAAGATTGTATGACTATCGCCGGACGTTTGGCACACAGTTAGACGCCAATGTAAAAAAGGACATGTTTTATGCCCGAGTCCGCGGCTATAACAGCTGTCTCGAAAGCGCGCTTGACAAAGGCAACATTCCCGTCGAAGTTTATAAAACGCTCATTCGGAATGTCAACAACAACCTAGATACTTTTTACCGCTATCTAAACCTCAAGAAAAAAATGTTGGGTGTTGAGCAATTGAAATATTCAGACCTCTATGCGCCCGTCGTAAAAGGAAATGACGCGGAATATTCTATCGATGACGCAAAAGGAATGATCCTTTCGGCACTTAGACCGCTCGGAAATGAATATATAAGCACGGTTAATCACGCGTTCAATGAACGATGGCTGGATATGTATCCGACTCCTGGAAAACGCAGTGGCGCCTACTCCAACGGTTCGGCATACGATGTTCACCCATACATGTTGCTGAATTTTAATGGTATGTATCAAGATGTCAGCACGATGGCACACGAATTGGGACATACGATGCACAGTTACTTTTCCAATAAAAATCAACCCTATCCGACATCCGATTATTCTATTTTCGTCGCGGAAGTCGCCTCAACTTTCAACGAAATCACACTCTTTCACAATTATTTGAATACGGTAAAAGATGACAACATGCGGCTTTCCTTGTTGATGGAATATCTTGACGGAATTAAATCGACCGTCTTCCGCCAAACACAATTCGCCGAATTCGAACTCCGCATCCACGAAATGGCTGAGTCTGGCGAACAGTTAACCGGTGACAGCATGACAGAACTCTACAAACAGATTGTTCGCGCTTACTATGGTCATGATAAAGGCATTTGCTATGTTGACGATTTTATCAATATCGAATGGGCTTATATTCCGCATTTTTACTACAATTTTTATGTTTATCAGTATTCGACTTCGTGGACAGCGGCAACAGCATTATCCGAGAAAGTCCGTAACGGTGAAAAAGGCGCTTTAGAAAAGTACCTCACCCTCTTGTCTTCTGGCGGCTCAGATTATCCAATCAACCTTCTCAAAAAGGTAGGTGTTGACATGACAACTTCCGAACCATTTAATCAGACAATGAAAGAAATGAACTGGGTCATGGACGAGATTGAAAAAATCTTAGCGAAACAGAATAAATAG
- the glnA gene encoding type I glutamate--ammonia ligase, translating to MFDANDHMFSYIKEKNIAFIDLKFTNLFGGWHHLTLPAPRFDQRILEEGIGFDASSMVGFKALEAGDMVLIPDIQTGFVDPFFNYPTLSFICNIAEADTRKRFERDPRFIAQQSEDFLKSTGIATESKWGPEFEYYIFDRVDFRNDPFYTYFKIDSEESEWANYQGEGNQSGYQIAHHKGYHAIPPFDVLNNIRTETVQILESCGVPVKYHHHEVGSSGQVEIEVVLDTLTRMGDVTMLTKYVAKNVARKLGKTATFMPKPLYHEAGNGMHFHQHLFKNGQPLFYDKSGYGGLSQLALSYTAGILKHAPALTGLTNPSTNSFRRLVPGYEAPVSLFFSLANRSSAVRIPKYATNPMEKRVEFRPPDATCNPYLAMSAMLLAGIDGIQHNLDIRQEGFGPFDVNLFAKENGHVREKIASIPTSLENALECLNRDNDFLTRQSIFPSDLISTWIQEKMNKDFLEDRNRPTPYEFLLYFGI from the coding sequence ATGTTTGACGCCAATGACCATATGTTTTCGTACATCAAAGAAAAAAACATCGCATTTATTGATTTGAAATTCACCAACCTTTTCGGCGGCTGGCATCACCTCACTTTACCTGCGCCCCGCTTCGATCAACGGATTCTCGAAGAAGGAATTGGATTTGATGCTTCGTCTATGGTTGGCTTCAAGGCTTTGGAAGCGGGTGACATGGTACTAATCCCTGATATCCAGACAGGATTCGTCGATCCATTTTTTAATTATCCGACACTGAGTTTTATCTGCAATATAGCCGAAGCAGATACAAGAAAACGATTCGAACGCGATCCAAGATTCATCGCTCAGCAGAGCGAAGATTTCCTCAAATCAACCGGAATTGCCACCGAGAGCAAATGGGGTCCGGAGTTTGAATACTATATTTTTGATAGGGTTGATTTCCGGAATGACCCGTTCTATACATATTTTAAAATTGATTCCGAAGAATCCGAGTGGGCAAATTATCAGGGGGAAGGCAACCAGTCTGGTTATCAAATCGCTCACCATAAAGGCTACCACGCCATTCCGCCCTTTGATGTTCTAAATAACATCCGAACGGAAACCGTTCAGATTCTCGAATCCTGCGGCGTACCAGTAAAGTACCACCATCATGAAGTCGGTTCGTCAGGGCAAGTTGAGATCGAAGTTGTTCTTGATACGCTAACCCGAATGGGCGATGTGACCATGTTAACAAAATATGTTGCGAAAAATGTAGCCCGGAAATTGGGTAAAACGGCGACTTTTATGCCCAAACCGCTTTATCACGAAGCAGGCAACGGTATGCACTTCCACCAGCATTTGTTCAAAAACGGCCAACCGTTATTCTATGATAAATCCGGCTACGGCGGACTCAGTCAACTGGCGTTATCTTACACTGCCGGAATTCTTAAACACGCACCGGCATTAACAGGACTAACAAATCCGTCCACAAATTCTTTTCGCAGACTTGTCCCTGGATACGAAGCGCCCGTAAGTCTTTTCTTCAGCCTCGCCAACCGCAGTTCAGCGGTGAGAATCCCAAAATATGCAACAAATCCGATGGAGAAACGCGTTGAATTCAGACCGCCTGACGCCACATGTAATCCGTACCTTGCTATGTCTGCAATGCTTCTGGCTGGAATCGATGGAATTCAACACAATTTGGATATTCGTCAGGAAGGATTTGGTCCGTTCGACGTAAATCTCTTCGCCAAGGAAAATGGACACGTTCGAGAGAAAATCGCCAGCATCCCAACTTCACTTGAGAATGCGCTCGAGTGTCTCAATCGCGATAACGATTTCCTCACGCGTCAGTCCATTTTTCCATCCGATCTGATCTCAACCTGGATTCAGGAAAAAATGAATAAGGATTTCCTTGAAGATAGAAATCGTCCGACGCCATATGAGTTTCTCCTGTATTTTGGAATTTGA
- a CDS encoding cytidine deaminase → MKPSEIKKALSQRKSWDEYFLDIAEIVATRSTCFRNKVGAVIVRDKSIISTGYNGAPTYQPNCLEIGYCYRDRYNIPSGTSLELCRAVGSHAESNAVVLAARNGQSTAGTTIYVVGHRLICNQCKAIIANAGIVRVVQRKLNGTVKEMLPARDWTVHPIDKKRARRT, encoded by the coding sequence ATGAAACCATCCGAGATCAAAAAGGCGCTTAGTCAGCGTAAATCATGGGATGAATATTTCCTAGATATTGCTGAAATAGTTGCGACAAGGTCAACCTGTTTTCGTAACAAAGTCGGAGCCGTAATCGTTCGGGATAAGTCAATCATTTCGACTGGTTACAATGGTGCGCCGACTTACCAGCCCAATTGTTTGGAAATCGGTTACTGTTATCGAGATCGTTATAATATTCCATCCGGAACTTCTCTGGAACTATGTCGGGCAGTCGGATCACATGCAGAATCTAACGCCGTCGTTCTCGCCGCGCGAAATGGTCAAAGCACGGCTGGCACGACGATATATGTTGTTGGTCACAGACTTATTTGCAATCAGTGCAAAGCCATCATTGCCAATGCAGGAATTGTAAGAGTTGTTCAACGAAAGTTGAATGGAACGGTTAAAGAAATGCTTCCTGCGCGGGACTGGACGGTTCATCCGATTGATAAAAAAAGAGCCAGGCGAACCTGA